Within Oreochromis aureus strain Israel breed Guangdong linkage group 19, ZZ_aureus, whole genome shotgun sequence, the genomic segment ACCAAAGCAACGttataaagaagagtgggccaaagtCCCTGCATCCCTATGAAAGACTGATgaagtcatccatccatctgtggTTCTTCAAGCTACTGAGTCATGGGGTGTACTTTGTTTAcgcacacactgcttctgcattttagcttagtttttattaaagaaacAATGACAGTGTAATATGTCATCAGCTGTTGTTCATCTGAGATGTTTACTTCATTTTTATAGACTATATCATTTTCTAAACATGTCCTGTACTGAATGAGGATGTACCCCCCCTCTCCTCTTCTTGGCAAAGTTAACTAGCTGCTGGATTTACTGCACATGCACAGTTAAGATCAAGATTACTGGCAGGCTTACAACTGCTCAGCATAAAGTAACACCCATGTTATCAGTACAGCAAAACTGGGCTGTAAATACTTCAAGAGGCTGTCGACTGTATCTAAGAGAATCCAGTTAACGCCATCCTGTGCAGACTTTCCACAGGAAAAGACATAATTAACTATATCGGTGAAAAAAAGGCAGACTAAGCTGTAAAAACTAATATTTCCATATCATTAATCCTAGATTTCTAGAGGAAAcattttcaacttaaaaatgCTGATAATCAGAAACTGGACACTGCACCATTTGGTTTTCTAGCTCCAGCTCTTTGTTTCCATGCAAGCTGCTGCCTTGCTCCACTGTATATATTCTTAAGTGAATATAAAATAGTTCCTCACCTGCATCTTGTTCTCTGATCTGAGCCTCCAGGTCCTCAGGGTCCATGTAGACAAAATTGTCCTCTTCATCATGTGGTTTGCACTTTccgcagcagcaacagcagcagaagcaacagcagcagcaggtgaaaatagtgcagcacacaaacagggtctaaAAGAAAACCAATGTGAGTATTAGGAGAGTTTTTCACACATTGCGGCATGCTCTGGTTTGGCGTTTAAATTTCTGCATAATTCACCTACTACCAGTACAAACAACATCATACTCTGTTTTCACCTTTAAAACTACATCCCATTGCTTCTCACCTTGAACCAGCACTTGGACATGAGAAAGTAATATTTGACTCCCTCCTCCCCAAACTGCTCGGCCACAGAGAGGCCCATGGATCCATATTGGTCGTAGATGCCACGCTTGTCCACATCAGTGAGGATGGAGTGGGCATTATTGATCTCCTTGAACTTCTCAGCTGCTTCGGGGTTGTCTGGGTTCTTATCAGGGTGATACCTTAAGGCCATTTTCCTGGTCAaaagagaaatttaaaaaaaacaaagaaatgagggtTAGAATTCAGACTCCTTTTCTTGCCTTAAATGATTTGTTAGGACTGACAATGTAATCAGCTGGAAGTtagatatctatctatctatctatctatctatctatctatctatctatctatctatctatgtgtattgtaatatatc encodes:
- the dnajc5gb gene encoding dnaJ (Hsp40) homolog, subfamily C, member 5 gamma b isoform X4 — encoded protein: MEDPNRPQRKMSTTGESLYKLLGVEKGASPDELKRAYRKMALRYHPDKNPDNPEAAEKFKEINNAHSILTDVDKRGIYDQYGSMGLSVAEQFGEEGVKYYFLMSKCWFKTLFVCCTIFTCCCCCFCCCCCCGKCKPHDEEDNFVYMDPEDLEAQIREQDAADHPVIVIQPNSSDANMYSGENTPIVIQTHAAKGGSGPGE
- the dnajc5gb gene encoding dnaJ (Hsp40) homolog, subfamily C, member 5 gamma b isoform X2: MEDPNRPQRKMSTTGESLYKLLGVEKGASPDELKRAYRKMALRYHPDKNPDNPEAAEKFKEINNAHSILTDVDKRGIYDQYGSMGLSVAEQFGEEGVKYYFLMSKCWFKTLFVCCTIFTCCCCCFCCCCCCGKCKPHDEEDNFVYMDPEDLEAQIREQDAADHPVIVIQPNSSDAAIHSDHPVIVIQPNSSDANMYSGENTPIVIQTHAAKGGSGPGE
- the dnajc5gb gene encoding dnaJ (Hsp40) homolog, subfamily C, member 5 gamma b isoform X1 yields the protein MEDPNRPQRKMSTTGESLYKLLGVEKGASPDELKRAYRKMALRYHPDKNPDNPEAAEKFKEINNAHSILTDVDKRGIYDQYGSMGLSVAEQFGEEGVKYYFLMSKCWFKTLFVCCTIFTCCCCCFCCCCCCGKCKPHDEEDNFVYMDPEDLEAQIREQDAADHPVIVIQPNSSDAAIHSADHPVIVIQPNSSDANMYSGENTPIVIQTHAAKGGSGPGE
- the dnajc5gb gene encoding dnaJ (Hsp40) homolog, subfamily C, member 5 gamma b isoform X3, with the protein product MEDPNRPQRKMSTTGESLYKLLGVEKGASPDELKRAYRKMALRYHPDKNPDNPEAAEKFKEINNAHSILTDVDKRGIYDQYGSMGLSVAEQFGEEGVKYYFLMSKCWFKTLFVCCTIFTCCCCCFCCCCCCGKCKPHDEEDNFVYMDPEDLEAQIREQDADHPVIVIQPNSSDAAIHSADHPVIVIQPNSSDANMYSGENTPIVIQTHAAKGGSGPGE